Genomic DNA from Bacteroides zhangwenhongii:
ACATACTAAAAATACAAGCATAGTATTAGAAGGAAACAACTTTCTACATGCAACAAGCATAGGAATAAAATACAAAGCTGCCATAAGCACGAAAAACAGAGTTGTATCAGAAAAAATATAACTCATATAAGCATAAAGATTATCAAACAGTATATTTTGTGCGCCCCAATCAAATCCTTCCCACTCATACAATCCCCACCAACTATTATAGTTCATCATATCAACAAAAAGATATGATACAGGTCTGAAGCCTATAAAAAGCACTAAGAATATGCACAATATTACACTACCAACAATCGGCTCAATGGTTGTAAGACTATGGCGATATGAAACAGTAATCAAAGTCAAGAGAGTAACAATAAAAAGATAAACACCCTGATAAAAAGAAGCATCAATCATACTCAATCCATTAAGTTATAAATCTTATTCACCTCTGCCTCATTTCCAAAATCGTGACTGCTCAGATACTCTACTATTTTCTCCCTAAGCTCTATATTTTGAATTACATTTACTATCCCTATTGCAGTCTCTACCTCATTCAAAGGCACAATCACACCATCCACACCACTCGTTATCTGCGACTTAGCGGTCGGATAATCCGTTATCACCACAGGTTTATATAGTATTTGAGCTTCACGCACTGTCACGCTCTTACCTTCATAGACGCTGGGCTGACAATAAATGTCCGCAGCCTTGATATATGGATACGGATTGTTTTTTTTGCCAAGTAGAATCATGCGGTGACGCATGTTATATTTGTCCAACGCCTCCTGAATTAACTTATCCGGACCATAACCGATAACGTACCACTTGAAGTTTACACCACGTCTCTCCATCTCAGCGCAAATGTGTGGAATACCTTCTATTTTTTTTGGGGGGGAAAAGCGACCTATCGTCAATATCGTCGTTTCTCCCTCATTCTGCGGTATTTCGTCACTTACATCCTCTAGTGTCGCTTGTTGACGCACAAATACAGGCGAAAGAATATTTTCTATAAGCACAATCTTATCCTTTAATTTTGGAAAAGTCTGTAAGAAAGTTTTAGTACAGTCCTCACTAATGGAAGCCACATAATCAAAGCCATTCCATACCAGAAGCTCTTTATCATGATTCACGTGAATTGTAGAATAGTCAGTATGTATCCAACAGATCTTTTTTCTCGCCCTCACTTTATTCAAAACAATATTATGTGGAGAAAGGAAACTGATGGCAAGATCATACTCACCCAGATGTTCCAAAGATGTTAAGCCCCCCTCTACAGCATCTGCTATATATTGAAATACACTCGCGTCGTGCAAACGTTCTTCCGCAGCCAAAAAACTCACATATTGCTTGTGTTTCCATTTTGCCCACAATCTGCGTAGCGCAATACCAAGATGTCCCTCTCTCACTATATTTTTGATAGGTCGTTCTATGCAAGTGTATTCAGGTATCTCTGGCAACAGATTCACACATTTTGGAATCAAGGGCATAAATTCACCCGTATGCTGATTCACGAATAGGTCTATATCCACCCTCTCTATGTCTAGTACTGACAGCAAGCCCAACAAAGCACGCTCCGCACCACCAATCTCAAGATAGTGAATATTAATAAATATTCTTTTCTTCATCTTTTTATATTTATCACTTAAATAACCGAATATCCAAAAATCAAGTTTAATTCAGCTAAATTCGATAACAAACTATTTTTCCTTGTTAATCAGACTTAATGTGGTGACCGATAATATATTGTGCCAGCGGTAATCTCACGATACCATAACTAACAGCCAAAGAACCAATGAAAGTAAGAGCTACAATCACAACAGCCTGCAAATAATAAATGCTCCATATGTCTCTGCAACAACACCTGGCATCGGTGTATGCATCACGATTACCATCAAGTATGCTATTAAGCGAATTATATCCAAATATAATAATCGTTTCATACCATATGATGTATTTATCTGTTAATCAACCCTTTCACTAACTTCTTTTCATAATCTGTCATAATGAAAAGCCACTGCAGAGATACATATAACATAGAAAACACGAAAATACCTCCAATGAAGTATGGAATATGATAATAATTAATATATTTTCCAAGCCCAAGGAATAATACCGCTAAAATGGATGGTACAAAATATATATTTAATAGTGACTTCCAGAAACGACCTATTTGTAGCTGTATACGTTTCTTATAAAACCAATTCATTATAAATCCTGGACCAATAAAATTTGCAATCGAAGTAGCTAATGCAGCACCCAATACTCCTATCCATTTCATCATGTACCAAGTTGCCACAACATTAATTAGTGCAATAAATAAATATGTCAGAGCTCTAAATCGATTTTCATTTCTGGCAATAATTATATTGAGAAAAAAACTCTGAACCAAAGGTATTGAAATTGGTATCATGCATACCAAAGCTACCCAATATGAAATTGCATAGTCCTCGCCTGCATAGAAATAAATAAATTCTCTACCAAATGTTATGAATCCAAATATAAATAAGGCAATTATTAACGCCTGTATTCTACCCACCCTAATGCCAGTATCCGTAAGTTCGTCAGTAGAAGCTCCATTAAACACCATTTTGTTAGCCTTGGGCACCAACATAGATGATATACCTGCATTGATTGTGTTAATCATACCACAAAGAATCATACCAACTGAATAAATTGCAACTCCGGTTGTTGCAAGCGCTGGTACCGTACCAATTAGAGCCGCGTCTGTTGCTTCATACAATTGACTGACTATATTCGATACAAAAATCCAAAATGAAAATGAAACAACATCTACAATATACTCTTTCGACATTCGCTTATATAATGGTTTCATTTTCATTGAACCCCTTACATAGACCCAAAATAACAGGCGGAACAATATAGTTGATAATATAGAAGAAACAGCTAATCCTATGGAAGCATAACCTAAGAAAAGTGCTACCAAATTAAGACACGGAGCTAAAATGGTACCAATTATAGCCATACTTTGCAAAAAAAGAAACCGTTCATGCGAATTTACTATCGATATATATGGCGAAGCTATGAAATTAACAGCAGTATTGAATGCCATTAAAATAACTAGCCACTGCATTCTAGTCAACTCCACAGCAGAAATTGATTCAGAATACCATAATGGAAGGCAAAGAGCTAAAACGCTCCCTCCGATCAATGCCAAAACTGCAACTATACGGAAAATAACAATAAATAAAGCTAATACAGCCCTCTCCTCTTCTTCACCTTTCTCTGTTCGAGCTTTTATCAAGTATCGAGTTATAGCAGCTCCTAAACCAAAAGCTATAAGGGCTAAATAGCTTGTGATACTTGCAGACAACTTATATAGCCCATATTCTTCTATGCCTAATATTTTCAACATAATTGGCGTATAGAGCAAAGGCACAACACCCCCTAATACCAAATTTACATAATTCAATACTATTCCAATTTTGAGTTGAGAGTTTTGTTCTTTCATGTTATAACTATTAGTCTATATATTCGATATTTGTCTTCTTGAGAAATGGGATCTTATTAAGAACCTTATCACAGCTATATCTGTACACCACCTTCTTGAACTCTTCCAACACAAAGCAAATGATATAAATAAACGAACATTGCAGTTTGGGCTAAAAAATCGGTTGTATTATATTTTGCGAACATATCGTAATAGGAAACATTCTGGAAGAACAGAGGTTCTGTGTGTATCAGATAAACACCGAAACTATTTGCTGCTAGGAAATTTATCCATTTTGATTTAAAGTTCAACTGTACAAAGAAAAGAAACAAGAATAGCGCCTCAGTCACAATAAACAGACTGTCATAATGCCATCGTTGCGCTATATTCAATTGTTGTTCAAGCAATATCATACAATTATAGTGGATTTGGCAGAAAACCACCCTGTTATTAGGACGAACAGATTAACACCGCATACGCACAACGACTGCGTAGCACAGAATAAGCAGGTATTCAAAAGTTTACCATCTCCTATTTGAGCATTCCAATAGTGTAATCCTATTATCATACACATGGCAATTATGCGTAAGAGTTGTATATTTGTTTTTTTACCACAATCTACTACCTTTCACCCAATGATATAATCTGCTTATTATCGACATTTTACTTCTGTAGTAGACTTCCATCATTTCTCTGCGTTTAGCTATCTCGTGATATGACATACGAGTACGCCTACGTGCAGTTTCATGTGGCTGTGAAAAAATATTCAGTAGAAAGTCTTCCAACTGCGATATTTTACCTTCATACCCCTCCTGTTCTGAAATAAGAGCCGGATTACTAAGCATTTCAAGGTAAAGATCATCGTTATTATCTATTTCTTTCACTCGCTCAAGTACCTCATTAAAGGTCTTGTACTTGTGTACATTGATGAATGCTTTTGTATTGAATGTCTCTTCACACAAAGTATCTCCCCAATAAATAGGAATAGTCTGTGCTGCAAACGCTTGTACTATCTTTTCGCTACAATAACCATTATAACTAAAATTCTCAAACACAATAGAGAATTTATGTTCCTTATCAAAAGCAAATTTATCTTCCACTCGTCCACCAATATTGTTCAGATACCTGCCTCCTGAATCTACTCTCTTATAGCTATTCAATAAGTGAAACATCT
This window encodes:
- a CDS encoding oligosaccharide flippase family protein, giving the protein MKEQNSQLKIGIVLNYVNLVLGGVVPLLYTPIMLKILGIEEYGLYKLSASITSYLALIAFGLGAAITRYLIKARTEKGEEEERAVLALFIVIFRIVAVLALIGGSVLALCLPLWYSESISAVELTRMQWLVILMAFNTAVNFIASPYISIVNSHERFLFLQSMAIIGTILAPCLNLVALFLGYASIGLAVSSILSTILFRLLFWVYVRGSMKMKPLYKRMSKEYIVDVVSFSFWIFVSNIVSQLYEATDAALIGTVPALATTGVAIYSVGMILCGMINTINAGISSMLVPKANKMVFNGASTDELTDTGIRVGRIQALIIALFIFGFITFGREFIYFYAGEDYAISYWVALVCMIPISIPLVQSFFLNIIIARNENRFRALTYLFIALINVVATWYMMKWIGVLGAALATSIANFIGPGFIMNWFYKKRIQLQIGRFWKSLLNIYFVPSILAVLFLGLGKYINYYHIPYFIGGIFVFSMLYVSLQWLFIMTDYEKKLVKGLINR
- a CDS encoding glycosyltransferase; this translates as MKKRIFINIHYLEIGGAERALLGLLSVLDIERVDIDLFVNQHTGEFMPLIPKCVNLLPEIPEYTCIERPIKNIVREGHLGIALRRLWAKWKHKQYVSFLAAEERLHDASVFQYIADAVEGGLTSLEHLGEYDLAISFLSPHNIVLNKVRARKKICWIHTDYSTIHVNHDKELLVWNGFDYVASISEDCTKTFLQTFPKLKDKIVLIENILSPVFVRQQATLEDVSDEIPQNEGETTILTIGRFSPPKKIEGIPHICAEMERRGVNFKWYVIGYGPDKLIQEALDKYNMRHRMILLGKKNNPYPYIKAADIYCQPSVYEGKSVTVREAQILYKPVVITDYPTAKSQITSGVDGVIVPLNEVETAIGIVNVIQNIELREKIVEYLSSHDFGNEAEVNKIYNLMD
- a CDS encoding glycosyltransferase family 10 domain-containing protein; its protein translation is MKKKVAFVNFWETFKPKDSLFYKILCKHFDIDLVDLTQAEYVFFSVWGDEHLYAPNNAVKIYFTGENRTPNFNECDYAMGFERLSFRDRYMRFPLYCIYPEYLLLEKKQIGIDKGTLNAKKGFCSFTVSNGTCQPRNEMFHLLNSYKRVDSGGRYLNNIGGRVEDKFAFDKEHKFSIVFENFSYNGYCSEKIVQAFAAQTIPIYWGDTLCEETFNTKAFINVHKYKTFNEVLERVKEIDNNDDLYLEMLSNPALISEQEGYEGKISQLEDFLLNIFSQPHETARRRTRMSYHEIAKRREMMEVYYRSKMSIISRLYHWVKGSRLW